A window of the Arachis duranensis cultivar V14167 chromosome 5, aradu.V14167.gnm2.J7QH, whole genome shotgun sequence genome harbors these coding sequences:
- the LOC110281492 gene encoding uncharacterized mitochondrial protein AtMg00860-like has translation MDWGRPTSVTEIRSFLGLVGYYRKFIKGFSQIALPLKKLTRKDVPFVWTSECEESFQALKQKLTTAPVLVLPEPNEPLEKDLNMRQRRWMELLKDYDFELNYHPGKANVVADALSRMSSYVARMMLREEELLKAFESLKIDV, from the exons ATGGATTGGGGACGACCAACCTCAGTTactgagataaggagttttctgggcttaGTTGGCTACTATCGGAAATTCATCAAAGGTTTCTCGCAGATAGCTCTGCCGTTAAAAAAGTTAACACGCAAGGATGTGCCATTTGTTTGGACTTCTGAGTGTGAAGAGAGCTTTCAAGCGTTGAAGCAAAAGCTGACTACCGCGCCTGTGCTGGTGTTACCTGAGCCGAATGAACCACTTGAG aaagatcTTAATATGCGGCAAAGAAGGTGGATGGAGTTactgaaggactacgactttgagttgaattaccatcctGGGAAAGCGAATGTTGTGGCGGATGCGCTAAGTCGAATGTCGTCGTATGTTGCTCGGATGATGCTTCGAGAAGAGGAGTTGCTCAAGGCATTCGAGAGTCTAAAGATCGATGTTTAA